The Candidatus Coatesbacteria bacterium region TTCAGGTCGTCGCGCCCGGCGCGCCACAGCAGCAGGGCGGTGGCGGCGTTGACCAGCAGGCCGACGCCGGCGACGATCAGCATCTCGCCGGTGCGCACCGCACCGGGATCGATCAGGCCCTCGACGGCCTCGTAGACGATGAAGGCCACCACGGCCAGGACGGTCAGGCCGTTGATCAGGGCGGCCAGGACCTCGCCGCGGTAGTAGCCGAAGCTCTTGCCCTCGCTGACTGGGCGGTCGGCCCAGCGCAGGGCCAGGTAGCTGACGCCGAGGGCGAACAGGTGGGTGAACATGTGCCCGGCGTCGGAGAGCAGGGCCAGCGAGCCGGACCACAACCCGCCGATGATCTCGGCGATCATCGTCACCCCGGTCAGCAGGATGGCCCAGCGCAGTCGTCCGCGCTCGAAGCGGCGGTAGCCGTGATCGTGACCGTGACCGTGACCGTGACCGTGATCGTGGGCGTCGGGCTTGGGGTGGTGATGCTTGACCATGGTTTAGAACAACCGGCAGAGCAGTTCGAGCAGGCCGCCGGCGTCGTGGGCGGCGAGGACCAGGTCCAGGGCCAGCAGGGCGCCGAGGATCAGCACGGCGTTGAGGATCGTCGGGCGCTCGTTGCGCAGGGCGTCGCCCAGGCGGAACTCGCGGCCGCTCTGGACAGGATAGGGCCGCAGGCGGGGGATCAAGCGGCGTACGGCGGCGGCGTAGGGGTCGTAGTCGGCGCCGAACTCGGCCCGCAGAAAGCCCTCCTCGTAGCGCACGATCAGGTAGTAGTAGACCAGGTAGAGCAGTGGCTGGACGGCGATCAGCGGCCACCAGGCGCCCACGGTCACCGTACCGAGGACGATGATAGCGTTGGCCAGGTACAGTGGGTTGCGCACGTAGGCGAAGGGACCTTTGGTGCAGAGGAGCTTGGCGCGCAGGTCCCGGGCCCGGGTGGCCCCGCCGGCGTAACCCACGGCCCAGATGCGGATCAGTTCGCCGAGGACGACGAGGGGAACGCCGACGGCCCAGCTCCAGCCCACGGGCTCGGCGAACAGCAGCAGCAGCAGGACGAAGGGCACGGGGATCCAGCTACGCAGCTTGAACAAGACCCGGCCGACGCGCACGGTGGCAGGGGCGTTCTCGGGGACCTCGTCGGCAATGCGGGTCTGATGGTTAGTCATGCGTAAACCTAACTGGAACGTGTGAACGGGGCCGGCCGGACCGGACGCTCGGCGGGGTTACGGCCTAGTCGTTCCGGCGCACCAGCCCCAGCGGGGTCATCTGCAGCTCCTGGCCCAGCGGGTTGTCAGCGATGGCCAGCGATAACCAGTGCTCGTCGACGCCCGCGGTCTTGCCCAGCACGTCGACGTCGCCGTAGTCGTTGGCGTCGATAATCGCCGTCTCGATCCCGCCGAGGGCCGCGGATATCCGCTCACAGGTCCACTTGGGGAAGGCCGGGCCGTAGATGATGACGTTGATGTAGCGCTCGAAGGTCCCGACCCGGGTGCCGTCGATCTGGGCCACCTGGGGTCCGGCGATGCGGTAGAAGTCGCCGCGGTGGCCGAGGGTCCGGGTCACGGCGCCGACGGCGGCGGCCAGCAGGATCCGCGGCAGCCCCACCAGGT contains the following coding sequences:
- a CDS encoding cation diffusion facilitator family transporter yields the protein MVKHHHPKPDAHDHGHGHGHGHDHGYRRFERGRLRWAILLTGVTMIAEIIGGLWSGSLALLSDAGHMFTHLFALGVSYLALRWADRPVSEGKSFGYYRGEVLAALINGLTVLAVVAFIVYEAVEGLIDPGAVRTGEMLIVAGVGLLVNAATALLLWRAGRDDLNIKSALVHLMGDLGSSVAVVVGGLVMRYTGFWLLDPLLSLLIAGVILVWSWGLLRESVHILLQGTPRGVDPAAVRRLLADRPCVIEVVDLHLWSVTKGMNVLTAQLRVDGALTIDEAAGLRRNLSAELQRDYDVMHATLELIPADEPGGHDCALCRRQSPTD